In Streptomyces sp. NBC_00433, a single genomic region encodes these proteins:
- a CDS encoding DUF3000 domain-containing protein: MAAVHGQLGEDDGVPFPFRHAVEALRGARVRSEVRIEEVTAPRRLASYAYALEATVVADGEELADGRVVVLHEPAGHDAWHGTFRLVTLARADLEPEMAGDPLLPEVSWSWLTGALAARGADHDEPSGTVSRASSHFFGGLADRPDETRIELRASWSPRERPGGLIDVTAHLAAWCDLLCTCAGLPPAEGTDASVRGTAGVVPLPKRRT; encoded by the coding sequence ATGGCAGCGGTACATGGGCAACTCGGCGAGGACGACGGGGTCCCCTTTCCCTTTCGGCATGCGGTGGAAGCCCTGCGGGGGGCGCGGGTGCGGTCCGAAGTGCGGATCGAGGAGGTGACGGCGCCGCGCCGGCTGGCCTCGTACGCCTACGCGCTGGAGGCCACGGTGGTGGCCGACGGCGAGGAGCTGGCCGACGGGCGGGTGGTGGTGCTGCACGAACCGGCCGGCCACGACGCCTGGCACGGCACCTTCCGGCTGGTGACGCTGGCCAGGGCCGACCTGGAGCCGGAGATGGCCGGCGACCCGCTGCTGCCCGAGGTGAGCTGGTCCTGGCTGACCGGCGCGCTGGCCGCCCGCGGCGCCGACCACGACGAGCCGAGCGGTACGGTCTCGCGCGCGTCCTCGCACTTCTTCGGCGGCCTCGCCGACCGGCCTGACGAGACCAGGATCGAGCTGCGCGCCTCGTGGTCGCCGCGGGAGCGGCCCGGCGGGCTGATCGACGTGACGGCCCATCTGGCGGCCTGGTGCGATCTGCTGTGCACCTGCGCGGGCCTGCCGCCCGCCGAGGGCACCGACGCGTCGGTACGCGGTACGGCCGGGGTGGTGCCGCTGCCGAAGCGGCGCACCTGA
- a CDS encoding response regulator transcription factor: protein MSVLLEQPTSLVAYRPSKPTAMVVVADPRVRSTVTRHLWALGVRDVIEASSIAEARPRVGNPRDICVADVHLPDGSGLTLLAETRAAGWPNGLALSAADDIGAVRNALAGGVKGYVVTGTRNSPGSMAGRPGLAPLGATAARMQRRPPGANGHPGSGYRELSGREVEVLRLVAEGQSNKAIGVSMGLSALTVKSHLARIARKLGTGDRAGMVAVALRTGIIH, encoded by the coding sequence GTGTCCGTTCTTCTCGAGCAGCCCACGAGCCTGGTCGCCTACCGTCCCAGCAAGCCGACGGCCATGGTCGTCGTAGCCGACCCCCGCGTCCGCTCCACTGTCACCCGACACCTGTGGGCTCTCGGAGTTCGCGATGTGATCGAGGCCTCGTCGATCGCCGAGGCCCGGCCCCGGGTCGGTAACCCCCGCGACATCTGCGTCGCCGACGTCCATCTCCCCGACGGTTCCGGCCTGACCCTGCTCGCCGAGACCCGCGCGGCCGGCTGGCCCAACGGCCTCGCGCTCTCCGCCGCCGACGACATCGGCGCGGTACGCAACGCCCTCGCGGGCGGCGTCAAGGGCTACGTCGTGACCGGTACGCGCAACAGCCCCGGCTCCATGGCCGGCCGCCCCGGCCTCGCCCCCCTCGGCGCCACCGCTGCGCGCATGCAGCGCCGCCCCCCCGGCGCCAACGGCCATCCTGGCAGCGGTTACCGGGAGCTGTCGGGGCGCGAGGTGGAGGTGCTCCGGCTCGTCGCCGAGGGCCAGTCCAACAAGGCGATCGGCGTCTCCATGGGCCTGTCGGCCCTGACCGTCAAGAGCCACCTGGCCCGTATCGCCCGCAAGCTCGGCACGGGTGACCGCGCCGGCATGGTCGCGGTCGCGCTCCGCACGGGCATCATCCACTGA
- a CDS encoding ribonuclease D → MTDARETAAPEEEAAPVPLLDPREGIPPVTADPEALKEVVAAFAAGSGPVAVDAERASGYRYGQRAYLVQLRRTGAGTALIDPVGCPDLSSLDAALHGTEWVLHAATQDLPCLAELGMRPTSLFDTELAGRLAGFPRVGLGAMVEQVLGFALEKGHSAVDWSTRPLPEPWLRYAALDVELLVDLRDALEEELRTQGKLEWALQEFAAIAAAPPPAPRVDPWRRTSGMHKVRRRRQIGVVRELWLARDRAARERDVSPGRVLSDAAIVAAALESPPNVHALAALPGFGHRMGRRQLDQWQAAVDKARGLPERELPQPTAAYTGPPPPRAWADKDPAAAARLSAARAAVTGLAEELNLPQENLITPDTVRRVCWSPPGDRSAEAVAAALAELGARPWQIGLTSPLLAESLTARPPTAE, encoded by the coding sequence GTGACCGACGCCAGAGAGACCGCAGCCCCGGAAGAAGAGGCGGCGCCGGTTCCGCTGCTGGACCCGCGCGAGGGCATCCCGCCGGTGACCGCGGACCCCGAGGCTCTCAAGGAAGTCGTCGCGGCCTTCGCCGCGGGTTCGGGCCCCGTCGCCGTCGATGCCGAGCGCGCCTCCGGCTACCGCTACGGGCAGCGGGCCTACCTGGTCCAGCTGCGCCGCACCGGAGCAGGGACCGCGCTGATCGACCCCGTCGGGTGTCCCGACCTGTCCTCGCTGGACGCCGCGCTGCACGGCACCGAGTGGGTGCTGCACGCCGCCACCCAGGACCTCCCGTGCCTCGCGGAGCTCGGCATGCGTCCCACCTCGCTGTTCGACACCGAGCTGGCCGGGCGGCTGGCCGGCTTCCCGCGGGTCGGGCTCGGCGCGATGGTCGAGCAGGTGTTGGGCTTCGCCCTGGAGAAGGGCCATTCCGCGGTCGACTGGTCCACGCGCCCGCTGCCCGAGCCGTGGCTGCGGTATGCCGCGCTGGACGTCGAACTGCTGGTCGACCTGCGCGACGCGCTGGAGGAGGAGCTGCGCACCCAGGGAAAGCTGGAGTGGGCGCTCCAGGAGTTCGCGGCGATCGCCGCGGCCCCGCCGCCGGCTCCCCGGGTGGACCCGTGGCGCCGCACGTCGGGCATGCACAAGGTGCGCAGGCGGCGCCAGATCGGCGTGGTGCGCGAGCTGTGGCTGGCCCGCGACCGTGCCGCCCGGGAGCGGGACGTCTCGCCGGGCCGGGTGCTGAGCGACGCGGCGATCGTGGCCGCCGCGCTGGAGAGTCCGCCGAATGTGCACGCGCTGGCCGCGCTGCCCGGTTTCGGGCACCGGATGGGCCGCCGCCAGCTCGACCAGTGGCAGGCGGCGGTGGACAAGGCCCGCGGCCTTCCCGAGCGGGAGCTGCCGCAGCCGACGGCCGCGTACACCGGGCCGCCCCCGCCGCGCGCCTGGGCGGACAAGGACCCGGCTGCCGCCGCCCGCCTGTCGGCGGCGCGCGCCGCGGTCACCGGCCTGGCGGAGGAGCTGAACCTCCCGCAGGAGAACCTGATCACGCCGGACACCGTCCGCCGGGTCTGCTGGTCGCCGCCGGGCGACCGCTCGGCCGAGGCGGTCGCCGCCGCGCTGGCCGAGCTGGGCGCCCGCCCGTGGCAGATCGGGCTGACGTCGCCGCTGCTGGCCGAGTCCCTCACGGCCCGCCCGCCGACGGCGGAGTAG
- a CDS encoding acetyl-CoA C-acyltransferase encodes MPRTARDVVFVDGVRTPFGKAGPKGIYHETRADDLVIKCIRELLRRNPDLDPARVDEVAVAATTQIGDQGLTLGRTAGILAGLPTTVPGFSIDRMCAGAMTAVTTTAGGIAFGAYDVVVAGGVEHMGRHPMGEGVDPNPRFVSEKLVDESAMFMGMTAENLHDRFPRLTRARADEFAVRSQEKAAKAYANGRIQQDLVPIAVRRTNAEAGETGWGLATADEPMRPGTTLEQLAGLKTPFRPHGRVTAGNAAGLNDGATASLLAAEDVAGELGLPVRMRLVSYAFAGVEPEVMGIGPIPATEKALAKAGLGIEDIGLFEVNEAFAVQVLSLLDHYGIADDDPRVNQYGGAIAFGHPLASSGVRLMTQLARQFEEQPQVRYGITTMCVGFGMGGTVVWENPHWSGAAIQHSDGSGK; translated from the coding sequence GTGCCCCGTACTGCGAGGGACGTCGTCTTCGTCGACGGCGTCCGTACCCCGTTCGGCAAAGCGGGCCCGAAGGGCATTTACCACGAGACCCGCGCCGACGACCTGGTGATCAAGTGCATCCGGGAGCTGCTGCGGCGCAATCCTGACCTCGACCCGGCCCGTGTCGACGAGGTCGCCGTCGCCGCGACGACGCAGATCGGCGACCAGGGGCTGACCCTGGGGCGTACCGCGGGCATCCTGGCCGGGCTGCCGACGACCGTGCCCGGGTTCTCGATCGACCGGATGTGCGCCGGTGCGATGACCGCGGTGACGACGACGGCCGGCGGGATCGCGTTCGGCGCCTACGACGTGGTGGTCGCGGGCGGTGTCGAGCACATGGGGCGGCACCCGATGGGCGAGGGCGTGGACCCGAACCCGCGGTTCGTCTCGGAGAAGCTCGTGGACGAGTCCGCGATGTTCATGGGCATGACCGCGGAGAACCTGCACGACCGCTTCCCCCGGCTGACCAGGGCGCGGGCCGACGAGTTCGCGGTCCGCAGCCAGGAGAAGGCCGCGAAGGCGTACGCCAACGGCCGGATCCAGCAGGACCTGGTGCCGATCGCGGTCCGCCGCACCAATGCCGAGGCCGGTGAGACCGGCTGGGGCCTGGCGACCGCTGACGAGCCGATGCGCCCCGGCACCACGCTGGAGCAGCTGGCCGGGCTCAAGACGCCCTTCAGGCCGCACGGCCGGGTCACCGCGGGCAACGCGGCGGGGCTCAACGACGGTGCGACGGCCTCGCTGCTCGCCGCCGAGGACGTCGCCGGGGAACTGGGCCTGCCGGTGCGGATGCGCCTGGTGTCCTACGCCTTCGCGGGTGTCGAGCCGGAGGTGATGGGCATCGGCCCGATCCCGGCGACCGAGAAGGCGCTCGCCAAGGCGGGCCTGGGCATCGAGGACATCGGGCTCTTCGAGGTCAACGAGGCCTTCGCCGTCCAGGTGCTCTCGCTGCTCGACCACTACGGCATCGCCGACGACGACCCGCGGGTCAACCAGTACGGCGGCGCCATCGCCTTCGGCCACCCGCTGGCCTCCTCCGGGGTGCGGCTGATGACGCAGCTGGCCCGGCAGTTCGAGGAGCAGCCGCAGGTGCGCTACGGCATCACCACGATGTGTGTCGGCTTCGGCATGGGCGGCACCGTCGTCTGGGAGAACCCCCACTGGAGCGGAGCGGCCATCCAGCACAGCGACGGGAGCGGCAAGTGA
- a CDS encoding 3-hydroxyacyl-CoA dehydrogenase NAD-binding domain-containing protein, which translates to MSTTTELLKGAAELFPGEVVTAAQVRHIDLPGAGRFALITLDNGLDHTKPTTFGPQSLANLNTAIDQVEKEAADGAITGVGITGKPFIFAVGADLKGVELLGRHEDALAIGKGGHDVFRRLSSLAVPTFAYYNGAAMGGGVEVGLHCTYRTVSASVPAFSLPEVFLGLVPGWGGCALLPNLIGADRAVTVIIENSLNQNRQLKGAQVFELGIADALFEAADFLEQSLAWTAAVLKGEIEVVRPEVDRGDAWDQAVERGRFVADGKVHGAAPAAYRALDIIAAAKDGDLARGFDAEDAALADLIMGGELRSGIYAFNLVQRRGKRPVGAPDKALARPVSKVGVVGAGLMASQLALLFVRRLEVPVVLTDIDQARIDKGVAYVHGEIDKLLAKGRLGQDAANRYKALVTGHLDKAAAFGDADFVIEAVFEEMGVKRQVFAELEAVVRPDAILATNTSSLSVTEMAAKLDHPERVVGFHFFNPVAILPLLEIVRGEGTDDPSLATAFAVAKKLRKTAVLVKDAPAFVVNRILTRFMGEIQNVIDEGTPVAVAEKAIEPLGLPMSPLVLLELVGPAIGLHVSQTLHGAFPDRFTVSENLAAVVKAGKRGFYVYDSGRPELDPEVTALLKQGDRVLTEAQVRERVLDAVAQEIGLMLDEGVVAEAQDIDLCLITGAGWPFHLGGVTPYLDREGVSQRVNGKPFLAPGVASVPA; encoded by the coding sequence GTGAGCACCACCACCGAACTTCTCAAGGGTGCGGCCGAGCTTTTCCCCGGCGAGGTCGTCACAGCCGCCCAGGTGCGGCACATCGACCTGCCCGGCGCGGGCCGCTTCGCGCTGATCACGCTGGACAACGGGCTGGACCACACCAAGCCGACCACCTTCGGCCCGCAGTCGCTCGCCAACCTGAACACGGCGATCGACCAGGTCGAGAAGGAGGCGGCGGACGGCGCGATCACCGGCGTCGGCATCACCGGCAAGCCCTTCATCTTCGCGGTGGGCGCCGACCTCAAGGGCGTGGAGCTGCTGGGGCGGCACGAGGACGCGCTGGCCATCGGCAAGGGCGGCCACGACGTCTTCAGGCGGCTGTCCTCGCTGGCCGTGCCGACCTTCGCCTACTACAACGGCGCGGCCATGGGCGGCGGCGTCGAGGTCGGCCTGCACTGCACCTACCGCACGGTCTCCGCGTCGGTGCCGGCCTTCTCGCTGCCCGAGGTCTTCCTCGGCCTGGTGCCCGGCTGGGGCGGCTGCGCGCTGCTGCCGAACCTGATCGGCGCCGACCGCGCGGTCACCGTGATCATCGAGAACTCGCTGAACCAGAACCGCCAGCTCAAGGGCGCCCAGGTCTTCGAGCTGGGCATCGCCGACGCGCTGTTCGAGGCGGCGGACTTCCTGGAGCAGTCGCTGGCGTGGACCGCGGCGGTGCTCAAGGGCGAGATCGAGGTCGTACGCCCCGAGGTGGACCGCGGCGACGCGTGGGACCAGGCCGTGGAGCGCGGGCGCTTCGTCGCCGACGGCAAGGTGCACGGCGCGGCCCCCGCGGCCTACCGGGCGCTGGACATCATCGCGGCGGCCAAGGACGGCGACCTGGCGCGGGGCTTCGACGCCGAGGACGCGGCGCTGGCCGACCTGATCATGGGCGGCGAGCTGCGCAGCGGCATCTACGCCTTCAACCTGGTGCAGCGGCGCGGCAAGCGCCCGGTCGGCGCCCCCGACAAGGCGCTGGCCAGGCCCGTGTCCAAGGTCGGCGTGGTCGGCGCGGGGCTGATGGCCTCGCAGCTGGCGCTGCTGTTCGTGCGCCGCCTCGAAGTGCCCGTGGTGCTGACCGACATCGACCAGGCGCGTATCGACAAGGGCGTGGCCTACGTCCACGGCGAGATCGACAAGCTGCTCGCCAAGGGCAGGCTCGGCCAGGACGCGGCGAACCGCTACAAGGCGCTGGTGACCGGGCACCTCGACAAGGCCGCGGCCTTCGGTGACGCGGACTTCGTCATCGAGGCGGTCTTCGAGGAGATGGGCGTCAAGCGCCAGGTCTTCGCGGAGCTGGAGGCGGTGGTGCGCCCTGACGCGATCCTGGCCACGAACACCTCCTCGCTGTCGGTGACCGAGATGGCCGCGAAGCTCGACCACCCGGAGCGGGTGGTGGGCTTCCACTTCTTCAACCCGGTCGCGATCCTGCCGCTGCTGGAGATCGTCCGCGGTGAGGGCACCGACGACCCGTCGCTGGCGACCGCCTTCGCGGTGGCCAAGAAGCTGCGCAAGACCGCGGTGCTGGTCAAGGACGCGCCGGCTTTCGTCGTCAACAGGATCCTGACCCGCTTCATGGGCGAGATCCAGAACGTCATCGACGAGGGCACCCCGGTCGCGGTCGCCGAGAAGGCGATCGAGCCGCTGGGCCTGCCGATGTCCCCGCTGGTGCTGCTGGAGCTGGTCGGCCCCGCCATCGGCCTGCACGTCTCGCAGACGCTGCACGGCGCCTTCCCCGACCGCTTCACGGTCTCGGAGAACCTGGCGGCGGTCGTCAAGGCCGGCAAGCGCGGCTTCTACGTCTACGACTCGGGCCGCCCCGAGCTGGACCCGGAGGTCACGGCGCTGCTCAAGCAGGGCGACCGCGTGCTGACCGAGGCGCAGGTGCGGGAGCGGGTGCTCGACGCGGTCGCGCAGGAGATCGGACTGATGCTGGACGAGGGCGTGGTCGCCGAGGCGCAGGACATCGACCTGTGCCTGATCACCGGCGCCGGCTGGCCCTTCCACCTGGGCGGTGTGACCCCCTACCTGGACCGTGAGGGCGTCTCGCAGCGGGTGAACGGCAAGCCGTTCCTGGCTCCGGGTGTCGCGAGCGTCCCGGCCTGA
- a CDS encoding SPFH domain-containing protein, whose product MTSPDTAAPTGPAEGPEPRAQADGSAPADRVDHHAKADLPEQSGPSTEQTLLMPRVQPPADALAERSGPCLPGWTAGTALAAAVGVAGWLLWRAGLLPLPPTGGLLPGAPDDVVRGSGLWSGLVLIGAVAALAACGLTRGRPGRVLVLTRHGGYRGTVRRTGLLWISPLLRRRPMDVSLRHWRSRPIDAVDAHGTPVQVTVLLVWRIRETARAAFAVDDCTRLLREEVEAAIARAVSRHPVDDFRGDAVTLRDCDRLGDELGRLVAGAVREAGVEVFSVTPVRLDYAPEVAAAMRRARIASLEARQRRAVLDGVLTAVSDTLRGIAERGLVELDDYERKSLVRDLTVALLAAPASAGRPQG is encoded by the coding sequence GTGACATCACCCGACACCGCCGCGCCCACCGGGCCCGCGGAAGGCCCTGAGCCGCGCGCGCAGGCCGACGGCTCCGCGCCCGCCGATCGCGTCGACCACCACGCCAAGGCGGACCTCCCCGAGCAGTCGGGGCCCTCCACCGAGCAGACCCTGCTGATGCCGCGGGTCCAGCCGCCCGCCGACGCGCTCGCCGAGCGGTCCGGGCCGTGCCTGCCCGGCTGGACGGCGGGGACCGCGCTGGCGGCCGCGGTGGGGGTCGCGGGGTGGCTGCTGTGGCGGGCCGGACTGCTTCCGCTGCCGCCGACCGGCGGGCTGCTGCCCGGGGCGCCGGACGACGTGGTGCGGGGGAGCGGGCTGTGGAGCGGGCTGGTGCTGATCGGCGCCGTCGCCGCGCTGGCGGCCTGCGGGCTGACCCGCGGCCGGCCCGGCAGGGTCCTGGTGCTCACCCGGCACGGCGGCTACCGCGGCACGGTCCGCCGCACCGGGCTGCTGTGGATCAGCCCGCTGCTGCGGCGGCGCCCGATGGACGTGTCGCTGCGGCACTGGCGCAGCCGCCCGATCGACGCGGTCGACGCCCACGGCACCCCGGTCCAGGTCACGGTGCTGCTGGTGTGGCGGATCAGGGAGACGGCGCGGGCCGCCTTCGCGGTGGACGACTGCACCCGGCTGCTGCGCGAGGAGGTCGAGGCGGCGATCGCCCGTGCGGTGTCCAGGCACCCGGTGGACGACTTCCGCGGTGACGCGGTCACGCTGCGGGACTGCGACCGGCTCGGCGACGAGCTGGGGCGCCTGGTGGCCGGCGCGGTGCGCGAGGCGGGGGTCGAGGTCTTCTCGGTGACCCCGGTCCGGCTGGACTACGCCCCCGAGGTCGCGGCGGCGATGCGCCGGGCCAGGATCGCGTCGCTGGAGGCCAGGCAGCGCAGGGCGGTGCTGGACGGCGTGCTGACCGCGGTGTCCGACACCCTGCGCGGGATCGCCGAGCGCGGCCTGGTGGAGCTGGACGACTACGAACGCAAGTCGCTGGTCCGCGATCTGACGGTGGCCCTGCTCGCCGCCCCCGCGTCCGCGGGCCGGCCGCAGGGCTGA
- a CDS encoding peptidoglycan-binding protein: MSMPLFDDVEPPPACGCEGCARQRLAESMARGTCGPSATGATRVLVVAAVAGTALGGTAAAVAAVPRPAGATGHTTGHVSQAAPVAAVPLRLTRTQILQRARTWVTAGVPYSLTAHWKDGYRQDCSGFVSMAWGLGASAWTGDLADYAVRITRDRLRPGDMLLFHNTADPQKGSHALIFAGWANSSHTRYTAYEQTVPTARVRTTPYAYWDNSAKYVPYRYRYLAGRPAAGFTGRDALGTGRSGAAVTRLGRLLVGRGAAAYFRGGPGPVWSAADRAATAAFQRAQGWTGAKADGLPGPVTWSYLVHHKGHDIPGATLRVTGGTSTAPPFPGAGSFRPGRSNDSVLALGHRLVAKGFGAGYRPSRDWHEADRRKVEAFQRAQGWSGRTADGYPGPETWRRLFS; this comes from the coding sequence ATGTCGATGCCGCTGTTCGACGACGTCGAACCACCGCCCGCGTGCGGCTGCGAGGGCTGCGCCCGGCAGCGCCTCGCCGAGTCCATGGCCCGCGGCACCTGCGGGCCCTCCGCCACCGGCGCCACCAGAGTCCTGGTGGTGGCCGCCGTCGCGGGCACGGCGCTCGGCGGCACCGCGGCCGCCGTCGCCGCCGTACCCCGCCCCGCCGGTGCCACCGGCCACACCACGGGCCACGTGTCCCAGGCCGCGCCCGTCGCGGCGGTCCCGCTGCGGCTGACCCGCACGCAGATCCTGCAACGCGCCAGGACATGGGTGACGGCCGGGGTGCCGTACAGCCTGACCGCCCACTGGAAGGACGGCTACCGGCAGGACTGCTCCGGCTTCGTCTCCATGGCCTGGGGACTCGGCGCCAGCGCCTGGACCGGCGATCTCGCCGACTACGCGGTCCGCATCACCCGCGACCGCCTCCGGCCCGGCGACATGCTGCTCTTCCACAACACCGCGGACCCGCAGAAGGGCTCCCACGCCCTGATCTTCGCCGGCTGGGCGAACAGCTCGCACACCCGCTACACCGCCTACGAGCAGACCGTCCCGACCGCCAGGGTCAGGACGACGCCCTACGCCTACTGGGACAACTCCGCGAAGTACGTCCCCTACCGCTACCGGTACCTGGCCGGCCGCCCCGCCGCCGGCTTCACGGGCCGGGACGCCCTCGGCACCGGCCGCTCCGGCGCCGCCGTCACCCGGCTCGGCAGACTGCTGGTCGGCCGGGGCGCCGCCGCCTACTTCCGGGGCGGCCCCGGGCCGGTGTGGAGCGCGGCCGACCGCGCCGCCACCGCCGCCTTCCAGCGCGCCCAGGGCTGGACCGGTGCCAAGGCCGACGGCCTGCCCGGCCCCGTCACGTGGTCCTACCTGGTCCACCACAAGGGCCACGACATCCCCGGCGCCACGCTGCGCGTGACCGGCGGCACGTCCACGGCCCCGCCCTTTCCCGGGGCCGGCTCCTTCCGCCCCGGGCGCAGCAACGACAGCGTCCTGGCGCTCGGCCACCGGCTGGTCGCCAAGGGCTTCGGCGCGGGCTACCGCCCCAGCCGAGACTGGCACGAGGCCGACCGCCGCAAGGTCGAGGCCTTCCAGCGCGCCCAGGGCTGGTCGGGCCGCACCGCCGACGGATATCCAGGCCCCGAGACGTGGAGGCGACTGTTCTCGTGA
- a CDS encoding thioredoxin domain-containing protein, with amino-acid sequence MTESKGPDTPGGSAAPKKKRKSVVDRLRPYAIGVTAMAVVFGVSAVIGAHVRGNKDTKVSEPSGAVAAARPPTAPPADGASPSPTAPAGPKLAIPVHPTVPVVVTVYEDLRSPDSKAFHEEYEATFQQLLTTGQVSFEYRLVTASDKQYGGSGALVAANAAACAQDQGRFSAFVGEVWKNQPGDPKDDGLASEKMMRKLAAKAGKIKTASFDPCIEQLDHEGWVDKSQADFAGSGFGTVPVVEVNGVVVKDTHTSLTPAKLRAQILKEAKRVIALQAVPTDTPALAG; translated from the coding sequence ATGACGGAGTCCAAGGGACCCGACACTCCGGGCGGTTCGGCGGCCCCGAAGAAGAAGCGCAAGTCCGTTGTCGACCGGCTGCGCCCGTACGCGATCGGCGTGACGGCGATGGCCGTGGTCTTCGGTGTGTCGGCGGTGATCGGCGCCCACGTCCGCGGCAACAAGGACACCAAGGTCTCCGAGCCCAGCGGCGCGGTCGCCGCGGCCCGTCCGCCGACGGCGCCCCCGGCGGACGGCGCGTCGCCCAGCCCCACCGCCCCGGCGGGCCCCAAGCTCGCCATCCCGGTGCACCCGACGGTCCCGGTCGTCGTCACGGTCTACGAGGACCTGCGCAGCCCCGACTCCAAGGCCTTCCACGAGGAGTACGAGGCGACCTTCCAGCAGCTGCTCACCACCGGTCAGGTGTCCTTCGAATACCGCCTGGTGACCGCCTCCGACAAGCAGTACGGCGGCTCCGGCGCCCTGGTGGCGGCCAACGCCGCGGCCTGCGCGCAGGACCAGGGCCGCTTCTCCGCCTTCGTCGGCGAGGTGTGGAAGAACCAGCCGGGCGACCCCAAGGACGACGGCCTGGCGAGCGAGAAGATGATGCGCAAGCTGGCCGCCAAGGCGGGCAAGATCAAGACCGCCAGCTTCGACCCGTGCATCGAGCAGCTCGACCACGAGGGCTGGGTGGACAAGTCGCAGGCGGACTTCGCCGGCTCCGGCTTCGGCACGGTCCCGGTCGTGGAGGTCAACGGGGTCGTGGTCAAGGACACCCACACCTCGCTGACCCCGGCGAAGCTGCGCGCCCAGATCCTCAAGGAGGCCAAGCGGGTCATCGCGCTCCAGGCCGTTCCGACGGACACCCCCGCGCTGGCCGGCTGA